TTCTTTTTGCATGTGGTGGCACAAATGAGGAAACAAAAACAGAGGACACAAAGGTAGCACAGGAAAAGACAGAAAAACAGGAACTTAATTTATTTTTATCCAATGAGCCAAAAACTCTAGATATTTCTAGAAGTACAGATGTATCATCATCTGAGGTTTTAGTAATGGTAAATGAGGGGCTAGTTGGAGCAATTGCAGATGAAAATGGAAAGGAAACAATAGTTGGAGCAGGGGCAGAGTCATGGAACACATCTGAAGATGGACTTACATGGACTTTTAACCTAAGAAAGGATGCCAAATGGGCAGATGGGAAACTAGTTACAGCTAAGGATTACTATTATGGGATTACAAGAACTTTAGATCCAAAGGTTGGATCGGGATATGCCTTTATACTTTTCCCTATTAAAAATGCTAAAAGCTATAATGATGGGAAAGTTGCCTTGGATGAGGTTGGAATAAAAATGAAGGATGACTATACTTTAGAAATCACTTTGGAAAATCCAACACCATACTTTATAGACCTAGCTTACTTTAAGGTTATGTATCCACAAAGACAGGATGTTGTGGAAAAATATGGAGAGGCCTATGGTTCAGAAGGAAATCAGCTTTTAGGAAATGGACCATATATTTTAAAGGAGTGGGTACACAATAATAAGGTGGTACTGGAGAAAAATAGCAACTATTGGGACAAGGATTCTTTTAAAATAGATAAGATAAATATGCTAATTGTAGCAGATGAAAATAGTAGAATGAACCTAATTGCCAGTGGACAGGTGGATATTGGTGCGGCAGATAAGCCTGAGTGGATAAAGCAGTTTATGGACAGTGGAGATTTCTACAACAGTAGAAGATATGCCCTAGGAACAAATTACAATACTTTTAATACAACAAGTAGATATTTTAAAAATAAAAAAATTAGACAGGCTTTCACAGTGGCTTTAGATAGGGAAGAGATAAATAGAGTTATGTTCAATGGAAACTTTGATGGAGCCTATGGATGGGTAAGTAAGGGAATTCAAATAGGACCAGAGGAGTATAGAACTCTTGTTCCTGGACCTTTAAAGAAGCTAATAGAGGAAAATCCTGATCCAAGAGCACTTTTAGTTGAAGGGCTAAAGGAGCTAGGAGAGGACCCAGATCCAAGTAAAATGACAGTAACTTACCTATCGTCAGGAACAAGTAGCTGGTCTAGAAAGTTTAGTGAGCTTTTACAGCAGATGTTAAAGGAGAAGTTAGGGGTAGATTTAAAGGCTGAGTTTGTAGAGTGGCCAGTTTACCAAAAACGTAATGATGAATTAGATTATGAAATGGGAGGACAATCTTGGATAGGGGACTATAATGACCCAAATACCTTCCTTGATATGTGGACAAGTTATGCAGGGATAGTTGCCAATGGATGGAAAAATCCTGAGTATGACAGATTATTAGAGGCAGCTGGAAAAACTTCTGATCAGAAGAAAAGATTAGAGTATTTTAGACAAGCTGAGAATATTTTACTATATGAGGATACAGCTATTTCTCCAACTCTATATAGGGTAAAAAATAGATATATAAGAAAGTATGTTAAGGGATTTAATCCTACAACAGTAGCACCTTATAACTACAAGGGAGTATATATAGAAGGGAGAAAATAATTATGAAAAGGTACTTGGTAAATAGGATTTTTTCCATGGTTATAACTCTTTTTATAGTTATAACTGGGGTGTTTTTCATAGTGCGTTTGGTACCTGGGGATCCTTTGGCATCCATGGCTAGAAATCTTCCAGAGCAGATAAAGTTAAACTTTTATGCAAAATATGGACTGGATAAACCTTTAATCCACCAGTACTTTTCATATATAAAGGAGCTCCTTCAGGGTAACCTGGGGGAGTCTCTTGTATATACGGGAAGAACTGTAACCCATATTATAGAAATAGCTGCCCCTGTGTCAGCTAGAATAAACTTACAAGCCCTAGGGTTTGGAGTTGGGTCTGGTTTGTTATTAGGGTTAATTGCAGCTAGTAAGAAAAATAAATGGCCAGATTATCTTGTTATGTTTATAGCTGTGGCTGGGGTTTCTGTGCCAAGTTTTGTAATGGCAACTTCACTTCAATATTACTTTACAGTGAAATTTAAACTTCTTCCTACAATAGGTTATACCCCAGGGTGGGATGGATTTAAATATACAATTTTACCTACCATAGCCCTATCCTTTTCTTCCATAGCCATATATGCCAGATATTTTAGGGCAAGTGTTTTAGATGTTTTAAGTCAGGACTATATTTTAACAGCAAGGGCCAAGGGTATTTCTGGATTTAGAATGGCTTGGTACCATGTGGGGAAAAATGCCCTTCTTCCTGTTATTACAATTTTAGGACCTCAAATTGCGGGAATATTCATAGGTTCCTTTGTAATAGAATCTATATTTTCCATACCTGGATTTGGACAGATATACGTTGAGGCCATAAACAACCGTGACTTTACCATGATATTGGGACAGACCATACTTTTAAATGGTCTATATATAGTGTCTCTTTTTGTGGTGGATTTGGTCTATGGTCTAGTGGATCCTAGAATTAAAATATTTAAAAAGAGGGGGTAAAAGGTGTGGAACACAAATATGAAGAGAGTATGTTTGAAAAAATAGAAACCATGGGAGAACTAGGGGAGATGATGGTAAGACCTAGTATAACCTATTGGGCAGATAGTTGGAGAAGACTTAAAACCAATAAGGTTGCCATGGGGTCCATAGTTATTTTATTTGTACTAATAGTAATGTGTATTTTTGCCCCAATGTTTTCAAAGTACAACTTTGAGGTCACAGACACAAGTAGCATTAACCTAGGTCCTAGTTCCCTACATATTTTTGGAACAGATTCCCTTGGAAGGGATATTTTCACAAGGGTTTGGGTAGGAGGAAGGGTTTCTATAATGATAGGATTTGTGGGAACTCTAATGGTTATTTGTGTAGGTTGTGTTTATGGGGGGATAGCTGGATACTTTGGTGGGAAAATAGACCACTATATGATGAGGGTAATTGAGATATTAGTTAGTATTCCCTATCTTGTAATGGTAATTTTAATATCCCTATATTTGGGAAAGGGGATATTTGCCCTTATTATAGCCCTAACAATAACAGGATGGACTGAGGTTGCAAGAATAGTTAGAGGACAAGTTCTTCAAATTAAGGAGCAGGAGTTTGTAACTGCTGCAAAGGCCCTAGGGGCATCTCCTAGTAGAATTATATTAAAGCATTTACTACCTAATACTGTGGGAGTGGTAATAGTTGCCATAACCTTTAAAATACCTGGATTTATATTTGCAGAGGCTTTTTTAAGCTTTATAGGTTTAGGGGTACAAGCACCTAATACCAGTTGGGGAGCTTTGGCTGCTGCTGCAAGGGAAAACTTAAGATTTTATCCATACCAGATTTTTTTCCCATCACTTATGATAATACTTACAATGTTATCCTTTAGTTTACTAGGTGATGGACTTCGAGATGCATTAGACCCTAAGGAAAGGCAGTGATAGAATGAATAGAATTTTAGAAGTGGAAAATTTAAAAATAAACTTTAACACCTATGCTGGAAAGGTCTATGCAGTTAGGGGAGTTTCCTTTTATTTAAATAGAGGGGAAACTTTAGCCATAGTTGGGGAAAGTGGAAGTGGGAAAACTGTTACTTCAAAGGGGATATTAAAACTTTTACCTAAGTATATATCTGAGATTCCAGAGGGAAGTGTGAAATTTAATAATAAAGAACTGGTGAATTTAAATGAAAAGGAGATGAATAAAATACGTGGAGGAGAGATATCTATGATATTTCAAGACCCAATGACCTCCCTAAATCCAACTATGAAAATAGGGGATCAGATTATAGAATCCCTAAGGGTTCATAGGAAGATGAGTAAAAAAGATGCTAAAATTGAAGCTATAAAAATGCTAAAACTTGTAAATATACCAGAGCCAGAAAAGAGAATGGACTCATACTCCCATGAGTTTTCAGGGGGAATGAGACAAAGGGCCATGATTGCCATAGCCCTAGCATGTTCACCTAAAATACTAATAGCAGATGAACCAACAACTGCCCTAGATGTAACAATTCAAGCCCAGATAATGGACCTTATGAAAAGTTTACAAAGGGAGATGAACACAGGGATTATTCTAGTTACCCATGACCTAGGAGTTGTGGCTGGGGTAGCAGATAGAATCCAAGTTATGTATGCAGGGGAGATTGTGGAAACGGGAACCACAGAGGAAATATTTAAAAATCCAAGACACCCCTATACAAAAGCTTTAATGAAGAGTATACCATCTATAGAGAGCCAAAGTAAAAGTGAGCTCTATGCCATAAAAGGAACCCCTCCTGATTTAATAGCACCACCAAAGGGATGTGGCTTCTCCTACAGATGTGACCACACTATGAAAATATGTATGGAACATCATCCAGATGATTTTGTAATAGGAGAGGGACACCTTTGTAAATGTTGGTTAGAACATGGGATACTAAAGGGAAAGGGGGAGTAAAATGGAAAAGTTACTTGAAATTAAACATCTGAAAAAGGAGTTCCCAGTGGGGAATAGATACCTAAGGGCAGTAAATGATGTGTCCTTTTATATAAAAAAAGGTGAGACCCTAGGCCTTGTGGGAGAATCTGGTTGTGGGAAAACCACCTGTGGAAGAACTCTTTTGGGAATATATGAACCTAGTGGAGGAGAGGTATATTACCATGGGGAAAGGGTGGACAATTTAAAGGGAAAGGCCAGACAGGAACTTAAAAAGAAGATGCAAATAATCTTCCAAGACCCCTATGCTTCCCTAAATCCTAGAATGACCGTTGGGGACATAATAGGAGAGGGAATAGATATTTTTAATCTGTATAGGGGAGAGGAGAGGAAAAAAAGAATTCAGGAACTTTTAAACCTAGTTGGACTCAATGGGGAGCATATAAATAGATTTCCCCATGAGTTTAGCGGGGGGCAAAGACAAAGAATAGGAATAGCTAGGGCTCTTGCTATAAACCCTGAGTTTATAGTTTGTGATGAGCCCATATCTGCCCTAGATGTGAGCATACAGGCACAGGTAGTAAATTTACTTATAAAGCTACAAAGGGAGTTAGGACTTACATATCTTTTCATAGCCCATGACCTTTCCATGGTAAGACATATTTCTGATAGGGTAGGAGTTATGTATTTGGGAAAAATTGTGGAGTTAGGAGATAGTGAAACCCTTTATAGTGACCCGAAACATCCCTATACAAAAGCCCTAATGGAAGCAATTCCAGTGCCAGACCCAAATCATAAATTAACAGGAAGTCACCTAAAGGGAGAGATACCATCTCCTATGGACCCACCTTCAGGATGTGCCTTTAGAACCAGATGTCCTGTGGCCATGGAAATATGTGAAAGAGTAACTCCTGAACTAGTAGAAATTACCTCTGATTACTTCTGTGCTTGTCACAGGGTTAAATAACGGTTATAATATAAGAAGACCACTATTTAAGGAGGTTCAATTTATGATATTAATAACTGGAGGAAGAGGTCAATTAGCCTTTGAATTTAAAAGA
The window above is part of the Cetobacterium ceti genome. Proteins encoded here:
- a CDS encoding ABC transporter ATP-binding protein, which codes for MNRILEVENLKINFNTYAGKVYAVRGVSFYLNRGETLAIVGESGSGKTVTSKGILKLLPKYISEIPEGSVKFNNKELVNLNEKEMNKIRGGEISMIFQDPMTSLNPTMKIGDQIIESLRVHRKMSKKDAKIEAIKMLKLVNIPEPEKRMDSYSHEFSGGMRQRAMIAIALACSPKILIADEPTTALDVTIQAQIMDLMKSLQREMNTGIILVTHDLGVVAGVADRIQVMYAGEIVETGTTEEIFKNPRHPYTKALMKSIPSIESQSKSELYAIKGTPPDLIAPPKGCGFSYRCDHTMKICMEHHPDDFVIGEGHLCKCWLEHGILKGKGE
- a CDS encoding ABC transporter permease; the encoded protein is MEHKYEESMFEKIETMGELGEMMVRPSITYWADSWRRLKTNKVAMGSIVILFVLIVMCIFAPMFSKYNFEVTDTSSINLGPSSLHIFGTDSLGRDIFTRVWVGGRVSIMIGFVGTLMVICVGCVYGGIAGYFGGKIDHYMMRVIEILVSIPYLVMVILISLYLGKGIFALIIALTITGWTEVARIVRGQVLQIKEQEFVTAAKALGASPSRIILKHLLPNTVGVVIVAITFKIPGFIFAEAFLSFIGLGVQAPNTSWGALAAAARENLRFYPYQIFFPSLMIILTMLSFSLLGDGLRDALDPKERQ
- a CDS encoding peptide ABC transporter substrate-binding protein, giving the protein MKKVLLLLSMLFLFACGGTNEETKTEDTKVAQEKTEKQELNLFLSNEPKTLDISRSTDVSSSEVLVMVNEGLVGAIADENGKETIVGAGAESWNTSEDGLTWTFNLRKDAKWADGKLVTAKDYYYGITRTLDPKVGSGYAFILFPIKNAKSYNDGKVALDEVGIKMKDDYTLEITLENPTPYFIDLAYFKVMYPQRQDVVEKYGEAYGSEGNQLLGNGPYILKEWVHNNKVVLEKNSNYWDKDSFKIDKINMLIVADENSRMNLIASGQVDIGAADKPEWIKQFMDSGDFYNSRRYALGTNYNTFNTTSRYFKNKKIRQAFTVALDREEINRVMFNGNFDGAYGWVSKGIQIGPEEYRTLVPGPLKKLIEENPDPRALLVEGLKELGEDPDPSKMTVTYLSSGTSSWSRKFSELLQQMLKEKLGVDLKAEFVEWPVYQKRNDELDYEMGGQSWIGDYNDPNTFLDMWTSYAGIVANGWKNPEYDRLLEAAGKTSDQKKRLEYFRQAENILLYEDTAISPTLYRVKNRYIRKYVKGFNPTTVAPYNYKGVYIEGRK
- a CDS encoding ABC transporter ATP-binding protein, encoding MEKLLEIKHLKKEFPVGNRYLRAVNDVSFYIKKGETLGLVGESGCGKTTCGRTLLGIYEPSGGEVYYHGERVDNLKGKARQELKKKMQIIFQDPYASLNPRMTVGDIIGEGIDIFNLYRGEERKKRIQELLNLVGLNGEHINRFPHEFSGGQRQRIGIARALAINPEFIVCDEPISALDVSIQAQVVNLLIKLQRELGLTYLFIAHDLSMVRHISDRVGVMYLGKIVELGDSETLYSDPKHPYTKALMEAIPVPDPNHKLTGSHLKGEIPSPMDPPSGCAFRTRCPVAMEICERVTPELVEITSDYFCACHRVK
- a CDS encoding ABC transporter permease, with the translated sequence MKRYLVNRIFSMVITLFIVITGVFFIVRLVPGDPLASMARNLPEQIKLNFYAKYGLDKPLIHQYFSYIKELLQGNLGESLVYTGRTVTHIIEIAAPVSARINLQALGFGVGSGLLLGLIAASKKNKWPDYLVMFIAVAGVSVPSFVMATSLQYYFTVKFKLLPTIGYTPGWDGFKYTILPTIALSFSSIAIYARYFRASVLDVLSQDYILTARAKGISGFRMAWYHVGKNALLPVITILGPQIAGIFIGSFVIESIFSIPGFGQIYVEAINNRDFTMILGQTILLNGLYIVSLFVVDLVYGLVDPRIKIFKKRG